The window GGAATATATAGAGTTTAGTCGGTTAAAATGTGTTATATTATATATGTCATTTATTATCTCTTTTATATTGAATAATTATGTGGTAAAGTTAAAGTATATATCTTAATATATAGGTAGGGGGGTTTGATATGAAAAAACTAAGAATTAAAAAATGGGTTAAAAGTACTCTGGCTGTAATGTTAGCTGTGTTTTTGATTTTGACAAGTGTTATGTATTCTTTTGGAGCTCAAATGTTTACGGATGTAACAGATAAACATTGGTCTAAAAAATATGTGGAGAGTATGTCTTCTAAAAAAATAGTAACGGGATATGAGGACGCCACATTTAAACCAGATAAGTCGGTATCTAGGATAGAATCTATAGTTCTTATAACGAGATTATTCGACCCAAAAGAAGTACAAGCAACTTATGATGCGAATAAATCTAAATATGAAAAAGCTCTTAAAGATTATGGAATATTAACTTATGCAGATTGGGCTAAAGAAGAGATAGTGTTTGCTCTTGAAAAGAACATAATAAATAATGAAAAATTATTATCTTCTTTTGTAAAAAATGGAAATCCACAAAATGCATTGAGATGGGAAATTGCAGTTTATCTTGCAAGAGGATTAGATCTTGAAAAAGAATTGAATAAGGTTGTTGTATTAGGGTTTAAAGATGCAAATCAAATACCATCAGAAGCTAAGCCGTATGTGGATGTACTTATTAAAAAAGGCATAATAAATAGTTCTGGTGATTATAAGGGAAACTTTAATCCTAAAAATCCTGTAACTAGAGCAGAGATGTCTAAGATGTTATATGTTGCATATGATTTAAAGAATAAGAATGGAAATACAAATACAAATACAGATACAAACAAAAATACAGATACAAATACTAATACAGACAATAGTCAAATCTTAACATCTGTTGAAGGTAAAATAGATGATGTTTTAGAGTATAATGGAAATATAACATTGACTATAAAGGATTCAAGAGATAAAAAACTTGTATTTAGCAATAAAAAAAGTGATATAAGTATTAAGTTTGGAAGCCAGACAGCTAAAATTGAAGATTTAAAAGAAGGAAGAGAAGTTAAATTAACTATAAGCGGAAGTAAACTTTATTCTGTAAAATTAAGTGATGTAGAAGAAGAAAAAGAAGGATATTTCTACACAGTTTCATTTGATGCTAATGGAAATCATACTATAAAATTCAAAATAGGAAACAACTATGAGGAATATAAGGTTAAATCTACTACTAAGATAAAGCTTGATGGAGAAAATGCAAGTGCTTATAATCTTGATAAAGAAGATAAAGTAACTATAAAAATAAAAAATGGAGATATAGAAGAAATAGATGCTATATCTAAAAACTTTGAAGTCGATGGAATAATTCAAGAAGTATCTTCTTCTAAAATAGAAATAGAAACTGATGATAAACATAAAAAGACTTATAAATTTGATATAGACAAGGATGTTAAAGTAAAAAGAAATAATGATAGAGCTAAAGTATCAGATCTTAGAGTAGGAGATAAGGTAGATCTTGAGGTTGAATATGATAAGGTTGTAGATATTGATGCAGATACTGTTAAAACAAAAGTAAAAGGAATTTTAAAAGAAATAAAAATGGCACAAACTCCAGAGATAACTATATTAGATAATGATAATAAAACTAAAACATATAAATTAGCTCCAGGATTTGAAGTTGAAGTAGATGATAGATCTGCTGGACTTTATGATCTTAGAATAAACCATAAGATAGAGATAACTCTAGAAAGTGGAGAGGTAACTGAGATTGAAGCTGACGATAATGTAAGCATGAGTACATATACAGGAAAGATAAAAGATATAGACACTGGTGATAATGAAATAGAACTTGAAAATAATACAGATGGAAAAACTATATATATAAGATATTCAACTAGTAGAGTGAAGTTTATAGATATAGATGGACATTCTTTAAGTGAAAGTAATTTTGATGATGATGATATAATATCTGTTGTTGGGGAAGATAAATTGGGTTCTGTTGAAGCCAAGATAATAACAAGAATAGAGAATCATTAATATAGGGGGATATATTTATGAAAAAGATACTTATTGTGGATGATGAGTTAGGATTAAGATCCCTTCTAAATAGTTTATTTAGTGAAGAATATGAAGTTTATTTAGCAGAAGATGGCGAGAAAGCCATAGACATAGTAAAGAATAATAAATTAGATTTAGCTCTTTTGGATATGAGACTTAAGAATATGGATGGTGCTGAAATACTTGAGAATATACGAAAATATGATCAAGATATTAAAGTTTTTATATTGACAGCATTTACAGATCCTAAAAAGATGAATATACTTAATGAGTTAAATATAGAGGGAATACTTCAAAAACCTTTTGATATATTTGAATTAAAAGAAAAAGTTGATAGTGTACTGATATAAAAAGACTAAAGTCGTAATATTACGGCTTTAGTCTTTTTATGTTTACATTATATTTAAATAATGTTATTATATTGTAAAAAATACATATCTTGTATAATAAATTAAAAACAACTATTGATAAGGGGGTACATAAATATGAGATTTATGAACAGATTTGAAAAGAGATTTCATCATGATTTACATATAGGAGAGCATACTCATGAAGGATGCTGTGGTGAGCATAATCATGAAAAAGGAGGATGCTGTTGTTCAAATGATCATTCTCATGAGCATACACACATACATGGACATGAGCATGTAGATGGTAAAGGACATGATCACGATCATGAAGATGAATTTACTGGAACTCACAGCCATGATCATAATCATGATCACAGTCATGGCCATGATCATTCAGAAGATCATAATCATAATCACTAAATTGATATGAAAAAATTTCCAAAGAACACTTGATTATATTGGAAATATAGATTATTATATTAGTACAGTTGGAAAACAATAATTAAGAATATAAAGCCATGAAGGTTTTTAGAGAATTGAATTCTCTATACTTCATGGCTTATTTTGTTTTCTAATATACATAATAATATATTTGATAAACCCCATATCAATATATTTTAGAACCTCTGAAATATAAATTTAAATAAACTCATAATTTGTAATGGCCCTTTAAAAGGGCCTATTTTTTTTAATTAAAACATA is drawn from Tepidibacter hydrothermalis and contains these coding sequences:
- a CDS encoding S-layer homology domain-containing protein; amino-acid sequence: MKKLRIKKWVKSTLAVMLAVFLILTSVMYSFGAQMFTDVTDKHWSKKYVESMSSKKIVTGYEDATFKPDKSVSRIESIVLITRLFDPKEVQATYDANKSKYEKALKDYGILTYADWAKEEIVFALEKNIINNEKLLSSFVKNGNPQNALRWEIAVYLARGLDLEKELNKVVVLGFKDANQIPSEAKPYVDVLIKKGIINSSGDYKGNFNPKNPVTRAEMSKMLYVAYDLKNKNGNTNTNTDTNKNTDTNTNTDNSQILTSVEGKIDDVLEYNGNITLTIKDSRDKKLVFSNKKSDISIKFGSQTAKIEDLKEGREVKLTISGSKLYSVKLSDVEEEKEGYFYTVSFDANGNHTIKFKIGNNYEEYKVKSTTKIKLDGENASAYNLDKEDKVTIKIKNGDIEEIDAISKNFEVDGIIQEVSSSKIEIETDDKHKKTYKFDIDKDVKVKRNNDRAKVSDLRVGDKVDLEVEYDKVVDIDADTVKTKVKGILKEIKMAQTPEITILDNDNKTKTYKLAPGFEVEVDDRSAGLYDLRINHKIEITLESGEVTEIEADDNVSMSTYTGKIKDIDTGDNEIELENNTDGKTIYIRYSTSRVKFIDIDGHSLSESNFDDDDIISVVGEDKLGSVEAKIITRIENH
- a CDS encoding response regulator codes for the protein MKKILIVDDELGLRSLLNSLFSEEYEVYLAEDGEKAIDIVKNNKLDLALLDMRLKNMDGAEILENIRKYDQDIKVFILTAFTDPKKMNILNELNIEGILQKPFDIFELKEKVDSVLI